The proteins below are encoded in one region of Pseudonocardia sp. DSM 110487:
- a CDS encoding dynamin family protein codes for MKRSPVEVVDLALTALAHYDRPDLTSRLRAARDRLTDERVRVLVVGEFKQGKSMLVNALVAAPVCPVSDDIATAVPTAVHHAEEVTVTLVRRLPSGPDNDPADAHTERVVVGVEELAAHVDESGDRAAREGLVQVEVGLPRPVLSGGLEIVDTPGVGGLSSAHSAATTAALPTADAVVLVSDASQEFTAPELAFLAQAAAVCPNVLCVLTKIDLYPEWRRIADIDREHLEKAGIAARLFPVSSTLRWEAVRSGDTEVNAESGFPELVKVLRQEVLAGADRLARRSVVHDVLAVTGQIAGSLEAELAAQQDPEKAKALVAQLVTARERAAELKERSARWQQRLNDGVADLNADIDHDLKGRMREITRAADDEITNGGDPAPSWPEFSRWVHQEVVGAASANFIWATQRSRVLAERVARHFSDDQDQLLPALRSDASDALRSVRPLAVRTEDKWGVGSKVLTGVKGGYMGMLMFGMLGTLVGLSMINPISIGAGLAMGSKQIGDERKRRITKRQTEARAAVKRYVDDVTFQVGKDSRDRLRLVQRDLRDHFTAQAEQLNRSLQESLQAAERAVKASTGERERRLPELRAELERLAAVRREAEALVRS; via the coding sequence GTGAAACGCAGCCCGGTGGAGGTCGTCGACCTCGCGCTGACCGCGCTCGCGCACTACGACCGTCCCGACCTGACGTCCCGCCTGCGGGCGGCGCGGGATCGGTTGACCGACGAGCGCGTGCGGGTGCTCGTCGTCGGGGAGTTCAAGCAGGGCAAGAGCATGCTGGTGAACGCCCTGGTCGCGGCGCCGGTGTGCCCGGTGTCCGACGACATCGCCACAGCCGTCCCGACGGCGGTGCACCACGCGGAGGAGGTGACGGTCACCCTCGTCCGCCGGCTGCCGTCCGGACCGGACAACGACCCCGCCGACGCGCACACCGAGCGGGTCGTGGTCGGGGTCGAGGAGCTCGCGGCCCACGTCGACGAGTCGGGTGACCGGGCCGCCCGGGAAGGCCTCGTGCAGGTCGAGGTCGGGCTGCCGCGTCCGGTGCTGTCGGGCGGGCTGGAGATCGTGGACACGCCGGGCGTCGGGGGCCTGTCGTCCGCGCACAGTGCCGCCACCACGGCCGCGCTCCCGACGGCCGACGCCGTGGTGCTGGTGTCGGACGCATCCCAGGAGTTCACCGCCCCCGAGCTGGCCTTCCTCGCACAGGCCGCGGCCGTGTGCCCCAACGTGCTGTGCGTGCTCACCAAGATCGACCTCTACCCGGAGTGGCGGCGCATCGCCGACATCGACCGGGAGCACCTGGAGAAGGCGGGGATCGCCGCGCGGCTCTTCCCCGTGTCGTCCACGCTGCGCTGGGAGGCGGTGCGGTCCGGCGACACCGAGGTCAACGCCGAGTCCGGCTTTCCGGAGTTGGTGAAGGTCCTGCGTCAGGAGGTGCTCGCCGGAGCGGACCGGCTGGCCCGCCGGTCGGTCGTGCACGACGTGCTCGCGGTGACCGGGCAGATCGCAGGCAGCCTCGAGGCGGAGCTCGCGGCCCAGCAGGACCCGGAGAAGGCCAAGGCGCTCGTCGCCCAGCTCGTGACTGCCCGGGAGCGCGCTGCCGAGCTTAAGGAGCGTTCTGCGCGCTGGCAGCAGCGGCTGAACGACGGTGTCGCCGACCTCAACGCCGACATCGACCACGACCTCAAGGGACGGATGCGCGAGATCACGCGCGCGGCCGACGACGAGATCACCAACGGTGGCGACCCCGCTCCTTCGTGGCCGGAGTTCTCCCGGTGGGTGCACCAGGAGGTGGTCGGGGCGGCCTCGGCGAACTTCATCTGGGCGACGCAGCGGTCCCGGGTGCTCGCCGAGCGGGTGGCCCGGCACTTCTCCGACGACCAGGACCAGCTGCTGCCGGCACTGCGGTCCGACGCCTCCGATGCCCTGCGCTCGGTGCGCCCCCTCGCCGTCCGCACCGAGGATAAGTGGGGTGTCGGGTCCAAGGTGCTCACCGGCGTCAAGGGCGGATACATGGGGATGCTGATGTTCGGGATGCTCGGCACCCTCGTCGGGCTGTCGATGATCAACCCGATCTCCATCGGCGCCGGCCTCGCGATGGGCAGCAAGCAGATCGGCGACGAGCGCAAACGCCGGATCACCAAGCGCCAGACCGAGGCGCGCGCCGCGGTGAAGCGCTACGTCGACGACGTGACGTTCCAGGTCGGCAAGGACTCCCGCGACCGGCTGCGGCTCGTGCAGCGCGACCTGCGCGACCACTTCACCGCGCAGGCCGAGCAGCTGAACCGGTCGCTGCAGGAGTCGCTGCAGGCGGCCGAGCGTGCCGTGAAGGCATCGACCGGCGAACGTGAGCGGCGCCTGCCCGAGCTCCGCGCGGAGCTGGAGCGCCTTGCCGCGGTGCGCCGGGAAGCGGAAGCGCTGGTGCGCTCATGA
- a CDS encoding helix-turn-helix transcriptional regulator, translated as MNDAALADRAWRAGDAITAIEAADRALAAALDPRAAGVAAAAAAADGALGDATARWRGVAEMVEGVAAVEARGRAALTAALTGDRNAATAELAGARAGLTHPAPRGVTVLLNGVQAVLDAVDGDLAGAATRLTGLAAATVPPDPFAVEPWPELAAEVVLASGDDHTARAMLAAHDGHPGLRRLLLVAWLDLRTGRLAEARAGLAAAAGGPVLRRDALLVAAVSAGLARRTADPAVVARTWHRIAPVVAGADVEILQVDLWGELSVSAATVSAPAAASIATAIDAAIRRAGQPAWALASGLWWQVQRAAATGSAYAAPAAFPGGSAYLTALAGSARAWAEVLGGRVDPTAVRGAGDRLVAAGRPWEAAALCAAAARRTDDPTTARELLGAGRGWRGKGGRDRAAGPDGLSEREREIGRLILDGHTHREIGARLYISPKTVEQHVARLRQKLAVAGRAELMSALRSRL; from the coding sequence ATGAACGACGCTGCACTGGCCGATCGCGCATGGCGCGCGGGGGACGCGATCACCGCGATCGAGGCGGCCGACCGGGCGCTCGCCGCGGCGCTCGACCCGCGAGCGGCCGGGGTGGCTGCCGCTGCGGCGGCCGCGGACGGCGCGCTGGGCGATGCCACGGCGCGCTGGCGCGGGGTCGCGGAGATGGTCGAGGGGGTGGCCGCGGTCGAGGCCCGCGGGCGGGCGGCGCTGACGGCAGCGCTCACCGGTGACCGGAACGCGGCGACCGCCGAGCTCGCCGGGGCCCGCGCCGGGCTCACCCATCCGGCACCGCGCGGTGTGACCGTGCTGCTGAACGGGGTGCAGGCCGTGCTCGACGCGGTTGACGGCGATCTGGCAGGCGCGGCGACCCGGCTCACGGGTCTTGCGGCGGCCACCGTGCCGCCCGATCCGTTCGCGGTGGAACCATGGCCGGAGCTTGCCGCGGAGGTGGTGCTCGCGAGTGGCGATGACCACACCGCCCGCGCGATGCTCGCGGCGCACGACGGCCATCCGGGACTTCGGCGCCTGCTGCTCGTCGCATGGCTCGACCTGCGCACCGGACGCCTCGCAGAAGCACGGGCGGGGCTCGCCGCGGCCGCGGGCGGTCCGGTGCTGCGCCGCGACGCCCTGCTCGTGGCAGCCGTGAGCGCCGGGCTCGCCCGCCGGACCGCCGACCCGGCGGTCGTGGCGCGGACGTGGCACCGCATCGCCCCGGTCGTGGCAGGCGCGGACGTCGAGATCCTGCAGGTCGACCTCTGGGGCGAGCTGTCGGTGTCGGCCGCGACCGTCTCCGCGCCTGCCGCCGCGTCGATCGCCACCGCGATCGACGCCGCGATCAGACGGGCCGGACAGCCCGCGTGGGCCCTCGCCTCCGGGCTGTGGTGGCAGGTGCAACGCGCCGCGGCGACCGGCTCCGCATACGCCGCACCGGCCGCCTTTCCTGGCGGGTCGGCCTACCTGACCGCGCTGGCGGGCAGCGCGCGGGCGTGGGCGGAGGTGCTGGGCGGCCGCGTCGACCCGACGGCCGTCCGCGGGGCCGGGGACCGGCTCGTGGCGGCCGGCCGGCCGTGGGAGGCGGCGGCGCTGTGCGCCGCCGCGGCCAGGCGCACCGACGATCCCACGACGGCCCGGGAGCTGCTGGGAGCGGGGCGCGGGTGGCGCGGCAAGGGCGGGCGCGACCGGGCCGCGGGGCCGGACGGCCTCTCCGAGCGGGAACGCGAGATCGGCAGGTTGATCCTCGACGGCCACACCCACCGCGAGATCGGCGCGCGCCTCTACATCTCGCCGAAGACGGTGGAACAGCACGTGGCGCGGTTGCGCCAGAAGCTGGCGGTGGCGGGCCGGGCGGAGTTGATGTCCGCACTCAGATCCCGGCTGTGA
- a CDS encoding dynamin family protein — MSATLTQAVRRLLGMALQAYGGHPETAALLHRQLARLDEPLRVAIAGRVKAGKSTLLNALVGDLLAPTDAGECTKVVTWFRDGRTPRVVMHPLRGPAVPLTVAREDGALVIDLGTTPAEELDRVVVDWPSSGLRTLTLIDTPGIASLTTENSRRTVTFLDPDDESPTEADAVVYLMRHLHTADAEFLESFRDQGVARAATVNAMAVISRADEIGAGRVDAMFSARAIAQRYRGEPAVRALCQDVVAVAGLLAQTGRTLRQAEYQALAALAEIPREELDRSLMSVDRFLGGEPLATGTSREQLLRRFGMYGIRLAVSLIRQGTRTADAMATELVDRSGLPELQRVLRVQFAERRDVLKARSALLAIESVLRADGRPGPLAAELERVLAGAHEFTELRALGALRAGAVRLPKDLVGEAERLLGDSGRGAAARLGLPGDADAGSVRAAAGAAVARWQRHAANPMFRRNAADVCRVVVRTCEGLLVTSGGGRR; from the coding sequence ATGAGCGCTACGTTGACCCAGGCCGTGCGCCGGCTGCTCGGCATGGCCCTGCAGGCCTACGGCGGGCATCCGGAGACCGCGGCCCTGCTGCACCGGCAGCTCGCCCGGCTCGACGAGCCGCTGCGGGTCGCGATCGCCGGCCGCGTCAAGGCGGGCAAGTCGACGCTGCTCAACGCCCTGGTCGGTGACCTGCTGGCCCCGACGGATGCCGGCGAGTGCACGAAGGTCGTCACGTGGTTCCGGGACGGGCGCACGCCGCGGGTCGTCATGCACCCGCTGCGCGGTCCCGCGGTGCCGCTGACGGTCGCCCGGGAGGACGGCGCGCTCGTCATCGACCTCGGGACGACGCCGGCCGAGGAGCTGGACCGAGTGGTGGTCGACTGGCCGTCGTCCGGTCTGCGCACCCTCACCCTGATCGACACCCCCGGCATCGCGTCGCTGACCACGGAGAACTCCCGGCGCACCGTCACGTTCCTCGATCCGGACGACGAGTCACCGACCGAGGCCGACGCGGTCGTCTACCTCATGCGCCACCTGCACACCGCCGACGCGGAGTTCCTCGAGTCGTTCCGGGACCAGGGGGTGGCCAGGGCCGCGACGGTGAACGCGATGGCGGTGATCTCCCGGGCCGACGAGATCGGCGCCGGCCGCGTGGACGCGATGTTCTCGGCGCGCGCGATCGCGCAGCGCTACCGCGGGGAGCCCGCCGTGCGTGCGCTGTGCCAGGACGTCGTCGCGGTGGCCGGGCTGCTGGCCCAGACCGGCCGCACCCTGCGCCAGGCTGAGTACCAGGCGCTCGCCGCGCTGGCGGAGATCCCACGCGAGGAGCTGGACCGCTCGCTGATGTCGGTCGACCGGTTCCTCGGCGGCGAGCCGCTCGCCACCGGGACGTCGCGGGAGCAGCTGCTGCGCCGGTTCGGCATGTACGGGATCCGGCTTGCTGTCTCCCTCATCCGGCAGGGCACGCGGACCGCGGACGCCATGGCCACCGAGCTGGTCGACCGCAGCGGCCTGCCCGAGCTGCAGCGGGTGCTGCGCGTCCAGTTCGCGGAGCGGCGCGATGTGCTCAAGGCGCGCTCGGCGCTGCTTGCCATCGAGTCGGTCCTGCGCGCCGACGGGCGCCCCGGGCCTCTCGCCGCCGAGCTCGAACGCGTGCTGGCAGGCGCCCACGAGTTCACCGAGCTGCGGGCGCTCGGCGCGCTCAGGGCGGGCGCGGTGCGGCTGCCGAAAGACCTCGTCGGCGAGGCAGAGCGGCTGCTCGGCGACAGCGGGCGCGGCGCGGCCGCCCGTCTCGGGCTGCCCGGCGACGCCGACGCTGGTTCCGTGCGCGCCGCCGCAGGGGCCGCGGTGGCGCGTTGGCAGCGCCATGCCGCCAACCCGATGTTCCGGCGCAACGCCGCCGACGTGTGCCGGGTGGTCGTGCGCACCTGTGAAGGACTGCTCGTCACGAGCGGTGGGGGGAGACGATGA
- a CDS encoding IniB N-terminal domain-containing protein, whose protein sequence is MPSMQDVIDFLLDLLRDEELQAEFEQNPEGVLEDRGLEGVTAQDVRDARLALADQGGAQAVGDDPPPGGNDPIAELAFTADNFEPGPDAAGPPALGEPDLLSETTTIVNIDDRDTTVTISDDDTTVTQTTTTNDITVIQDSFNDESVNVVTAIQDNSTTIGVIESGPVETGAGPAVNQPPAPVVDGSGVETPAPEDVPDEAAPPVEEPPVEPVDDTADIEEAEPEPDPAEEGDLDPTLDAAVI, encoded by the coding sequence ATGCCCAGCATGCAAGACGTGATCGACTTCCTGCTCGACCTGCTCCGCGACGAGGAGCTGCAGGCCGAGTTCGAACAGAACCCCGAGGGCGTCCTCGAAGACCGCGGCCTCGAGGGCGTCACGGCCCAGGACGTCCGCGACGCCCGCCTCGCGCTCGCCGATCAGGGCGGCGCTCAGGCGGTGGGCGATGATCCGCCCCCTGGCGGCAACGACCCGATCGCGGAGCTGGCGTTCACGGCCGACAACTTCGAGCCAGGGCCCGACGCCGCTGGGCCACCAGCCCTCGGCGAACCCGACCTCCTCTCCGAGACCACGACGATCGTCAACATCGACGACCGCGACACGACCGTCACGATCAGCGATGACGACACGACCGTCACCCAGACCACGACCACGAACGACATCACGGTCATCCAGGACTCGTTCAACGACGAGAGCGTCAACGTCGTCACCGCGATCCAGGACAACTCCACGACCATCGGGGTCATCGAATCGGGCCCGGTCGAAACCGGCGCCGGACCCGCGGTGAACCAGCCGCCCGCCCCGGTCGTAGACGGGTCAGGCGTCGAGACACCGGCGCCTGAGGACGTGCCGGACGAGGCCGCCCCGCCCGTCGAGGAGCCCCCTGTGGAACCGGTCGACGACACGGCGGACATCGAGGAGGCCGAGCCCGAGCCCGACCCCGCGGAGGAGGGGGACCTCGACCCGACGCTCGACGCGGCCGTGATCTGA
- a CDS encoding IS1182 family transposase, whose protein sequence is MQGRADPQREILDVESVAGHLLPQGGVFAFLAAHRRELFPDEMFVDLFASGRGRPSIPADVIAAAIVLQTLHGLSDGEAAEALTFDLRWKAACGLAVTGKAFHPTSLTYWRRRLARSDRPNRIFDAVRQVVAETGTLTGKTRRALDSTVLDDAVATQDTITQLIAAVRRVAREVPGAAAVIAQQCRAHDYTRPGKPSIAWDDPAAREQLVDALVGDAHRLLGHLPEQELGAKAAEAVALLALVAGQDVEPVEDSDGTDGRWRIARRVAPDRVISTVDPEARHAHKTRSRRQDGYKAHLVVEPETGIVTDAALTPASGPENSDAAVGIDLLAGTDDPAEVLADSAYGSGEMLDAAQQGGHTPIIKPWPLRPAVEGGFTLDDFTVDEHAGTVTCPNGITRSMTRTRNVIFGAACRDCPLRARCTTSASGRTLRLHPHDALQRTHRQRAQDPEFQASYRQHRPMVERSIAWLVAGGNRRLRFRGTALNDLWLHHRLAALNLRRLLTLGLTRTDGAWAIA, encoded by the coding sequence GTGCAGGGACGGGCTGATCCGCAGCGTGAGATCTTGGATGTGGAGTCGGTCGCGGGGCATCTGCTGCCGCAGGGTGGGGTGTTCGCGTTCCTGGCCGCGCACCGCCGCGAGTTGTTCCCGGACGAGATGTTCGTCGACCTGTTCGCCTCCGGTCGGGGGCGGCCGTCGATCCCGGCGGATGTGATCGCGGCGGCGATCGTGTTGCAGACCCTGCACGGGCTCTCGGACGGGGAGGCCGCGGAGGCGCTGACGTTTGATCTGCGGTGGAAGGCCGCGTGTGGGCTGGCGGTGACGGGGAAGGCGTTCCACCCGACGTCGTTGACCTACTGGCGGCGCCGGCTCGCGCGCTCGGATCGGCCGAATCGGATCTTCGACGCGGTCCGGCAGGTGGTGGCCGAGACCGGGACGTTGACCGGGAAGACTCGGCGGGCGTTGGACTCCACCGTGCTGGATGACGCGGTGGCCACCCAGGACACCATCACCCAGTTGATCGCCGCGGTCCGTCGGGTCGCCCGGGAGGTGCCCGGCGCCGCCGCCGTGATCGCGCAGCAGTGCCGGGCCCACGACTACACGCGGCCGGGGAAGCCGTCGATCGCCTGGGACGACCCGGCTGCCCGTGAGCAGCTGGTCGACGCCCTGGTCGGCGATGCGCACCGACTGTTGGGGCATCTGCCCGAGCAGGAACTCGGTGCGAAGGCGGCGGAGGCGGTGGCGTTGTTGGCGCTGGTCGCCGGGCAAGACGTGGAGCCGGTCGAGGACTCGGACGGCACCGACGGGCGGTGGCGGATCGCCCGTCGGGTGGCCCCGGATCGGGTGATCTCCACCGTCGATCCCGAGGCGCGGCATGCGCATAAGACCCGCTCGCGGCGCCAGGACGGCTACAAGGCGCATCTGGTGGTCGAACCCGAGACGGGGATCGTCACCGACGCCGCGCTGACCCCAGCCTCGGGGCCCGAGAACAGCGACGCCGCGGTCGGGATCGATCTGCTCGCCGGCACCGACGACCCGGCCGAGGTGCTGGCCGATTCCGCCTACGGCAGCGGGGAGATGCTCGACGCCGCGCAGCAGGGCGGGCACACCCCGATCATCAAGCCGTGGCCGCTGCGCCCCGCGGTCGAGGGCGGGTTCACCCTCGACGACTTCACCGTCGACGAGCACGCCGGCACCGTGACCTGCCCCAACGGCATCACCCGCTCGATGACCCGCACCCGGAACGTGATCTTCGGGGCGGCCTGCCGGGACTGCCCGCTACGCGCCCGCTGCACCACCTCGGCATCGGGAAGAACACTTCGGCTCCATCCTCACGACGCGCTCCAACGCACGCATCGACAACGCGCCCAAGACCCCGAGTTCCAGGCGAGCTACCGCCAGCACCGGCCGATGGTCGAACGCTCGATCGCCTGGCTGGTCGCCGGCGGGAACCGGCGACTGCGGTTCCGCGGAACCGCGCTCAACGACCTGTGGCTGCACCACCGCCTCGCCGCGCTCAACCTGCGCCGCCTGCTCACCCTCGGCCTCACCCGCACCGACGGGGCCTGGGCGATCGCCTAA
- a CDS encoding helix-turn-helix domain-containing protein yields MASAELERLRWPRVVGAPHPLLAAHLARRHTGFVERTRPRHLVVPASAAVVVVVKLRDSAYRPAAFVKGPRHAHLVPEGECAASYLEMWIRPLSGYTLLGVPLNALGDQLADLRDLLGADGRRLAEQLCDASTWRHRFAIVDRFLLERLDGGPRPSPEVARVLQRLVATGGAARIGHLAREVGWSHKHLITRFTQQVGLSPKAAARLVRFARVLRTLDQPGAPRWERIAAETGYADQSHLVREFRTFTGVTPTAFVSR; encoded by the coding sequence GTGGCGAGTGCCGAGCTCGAACGGCTGCGGTGGCCGCGTGTCGTCGGCGCACCGCACCCGCTGCTGGCAGCGCATCTGGCGCGGCGCCACACGGGTTTCGTGGAGCGGACCCGGCCACGCCACCTCGTGGTCCCGGCGTCCGCCGCGGTGGTGGTCGTCGTGAAGCTGCGCGACTCGGCATACCGCCCTGCCGCGTTCGTGAAGGGCCCGCGCCACGCGCACCTCGTGCCGGAGGGCGAGTGCGCGGCCTCGTACCTGGAGATGTGGATCCGCCCGCTCAGCGGTTACACGCTGCTGGGCGTTCCGCTGAACGCGCTCGGCGACCAGCTCGCTGATCTGCGTGACCTGCTCGGAGCCGACGGCCGGCGGCTCGCCGAGCAGCTGTGCGACGCGAGCACATGGCGCCACCGGTTCGCGATCGTGGACCGGTTCCTGCTGGAGCGGCTCGACGGCGGGCCGCGCCCGTCGCCCGAGGTCGCCCGGGTCCTGCAACGCCTGGTCGCGACGGGCGGGGCGGCGCGGATCGGTCACCTCGCCCGTGAGGTCGGGTGGAGCCACAAGCACCTGATCACCAGGTTCACGCAGCAGGTCGGCCTGTCCCCGAAGGCGGCGGCGCGGCTGGTGCGTTTCGCCCGCGTCCTGCGCACGCTCGACCAACCGGGCGCGCCACGATGGGAACGGATCGCGGCAGAGACCGGTTACGCCGACCAGTCCCATCTGGTGCGAGAGTTCCGCACGTTCACCGGGGTCACGCCGACCGCGTTCGTGTCCCGCTGA
- a CDS encoding FAD-binding protein, translated as MLFDQPTRAAAADDFGHLVHRTPHAVLPPASAADVASAVHWAADHGLRFAPQGRRHSVFGRSQVDGGVVAEMTTLRTVHAVEDDRVVVDAGATWRDVLAKTLPRVPAGLPDYLDLSVGGTLAVGGVGAQISRTGALSDNVLEMEVVTGRGEILECSHGDLFDAVRAGLGQIGIITRATLALVPAATHVCRHLLVYPDLPTMLADQRLLAGDDRFAAVQGAVLAAPDGGWTFRLDAVADTEADLTGLSDDRRHAQVVTMTQLDHLDRLAQLERALRANGQWSLPHPWLTTFVGDVVVEAVVTAELDRLTPADLGPFGQVVVSAFRGRAVTSPLLRLPADSLCFTFNLIRIPASGEAAERLVAANRDVYERIRDAGGTLYPASALPMSGADWRDHFGPAFDRFGAAKEEFDPGHVLTPGYEVF; from the coding sequence GTGCTCTTCGACCAGCCGACTCGGGCGGCCGCCGCGGACGACTTCGGGCACCTCGTGCACCGCACACCGCATGCCGTGCTACCCCCCGCCTCCGCTGCCGACGTGGCGTCGGCGGTGCACTGGGCCGCCGACCATGGCCTGCGGTTCGCGCCGCAGGGGCGTCGGCACTCGGTGTTCGGCCGCTCGCAGGTGGACGGCGGAGTCGTCGCCGAGATGACGACGCTGCGGACCGTCCACGCCGTCGAGGACGACCGCGTGGTCGTCGATGCGGGCGCCACCTGGCGTGACGTGCTCGCCAAGACCCTGCCCCGCGTCCCGGCGGGCCTGCCCGACTACCTCGACCTATCGGTGGGCGGCACCCTGGCGGTCGGCGGCGTCGGTGCGCAGATCTCGCGGACGGGAGCGCTGAGCGACAACGTCCTCGAGATGGAGGTGGTCACCGGCCGGGGCGAGATCCTCGAGTGCTCCCACGGTGACCTGTTCGACGCAGTACGAGCCGGACTGGGGCAGATCGGGATCATCACCCGGGCGACGCTCGCCCTCGTCCCCGCCGCGACACACGTGTGCCGCCACCTGCTGGTCTATCCCGACCTCCCCACGATGCTCGCCGACCAGCGTCTGCTCGCCGGCGACGACCGGTTCGCCGCCGTCCAGGGCGCCGTGCTCGCCGCCCCGGACGGCGGGTGGACGTTCCGGCTCGACGCCGTGGCCGACACCGAAGCCGACCTGACCGGCCTGTCCGACGATCGCCGCCACGCACAGGTCGTCACGATGACGCAACTGGACCACCTCGACCGGCTCGCCCAGCTCGAACGGGCGCTGCGCGCGAACGGCCAGTGGTCACTCCCTCACCCGTGGCTCACGACGTTCGTCGGCGATGTAGTCGTGGAGGCCGTCGTCACCGCCGAGCTGGACCGGCTGACGCCGGCCGATCTGGGTCCCTTCGGCCAGGTGGTGGTGTCCGCGTTCCGCGGGCGGGCGGTCACGAGTCCGTTGCTGCGCCTCCCGGCGGACAGCCTCTGCTTCACGTTCAACCTGATCCGGATCCCGGCCTCGGGCGAAGCGGCGGAGCGGCTCGTCGCCGCCAACCGGGACGTGTACGAGCGGATCCGGGATGCGGGCGGCACGCTCTACCCGGCGAGCGCCCTCCCGATGTCAGGCGCGGACTGGCGCGACCACTTCGGGCCTGCCTTCGACCGGTTCGGCGCGGCGAAGGAGGAGTTCGACCCGGGCCACGTCCTCACACCGGGCTACGAGGTCTTCTGA
- a CDS encoding MFS transporter — protein sequence MNVRTSPRASAARGRLPLAVYLLAFSLFAMGSAEFLVAGVLPAIADDLRITLPAAGAMISAFAAGVVVGGPLLAVATLRWPRRITLVTAQVVFAASVAAGLLTHHYGFLLTTRFVAGLAYAGFWAAAAVTAVGLVTPERTARASGVVVSGLSLAMIVGGPAGALLGYFTGWRGGFWAVVVLTVIGAVATLVAVPETRADGRPDVRRELRTMARPRLWLVYGVTLLSTAAYMISYNYLAAFLTGVTGIAEVWVPPILTLFGVGALLGLSVGGRIADARPFHALLAGAIGIAASSVLLAVLGSHVVPVVLLVALLGVAGFVLNPAIYGRVFTIAAGAPTLAGATAVSAFQLGISLVPVFAGAALAAGAGIGSIPWIGAVLALATIPAVLIDRRLSGGGGPA from the coding sequence ATGAACGTTCGAACCTCGCCGCGGGCGTCGGCCGCCCGCGGACGGCTGCCGCTGGCGGTCTACCTGCTCGCATTCAGTCTGTTCGCGATGGGGAGCGCGGAGTTCCTCGTTGCAGGGGTCCTGCCGGCGATCGCGGACGACCTGCGGATCACGCTGCCCGCCGCCGGCGCGATGATCTCGGCCTTCGCGGCCGGGGTCGTCGTCGGCGGGCCGTTGCTCGCCGTCGCGACCCTGCGCTGGCCGCGCCGGATCACGCTGGTCACCGCGCAGGTCGTCTTCGCGGCGTCGGTGGCGGCCGGCCTCCTCACCCACCACTACGGGTTCCTGCTGACCACCCGGTTCGTCGCCGGTCTCGCCTATGCCGGGTTCTGGGCGGCCGCCGCCGTCACCGCGGTCGGGCTCGTCACCCCCGAGCGGACGGCGCGCGCGTCCGGCGTGGTCGTGAGCGGGCTGAGCCTTGCCATGATCGTCGGTGGGCCGGCGGGCGCCCTGCTCGGCTACTTCACGGGATGGCGGGGCGGGTTCTGGGCGGTGGTGGTGCTGACCGTGATCGGTGCGGTCGCGACCCTCGTCGCGGTGCCGGAGACCCGCGCGGACGGGAGGCCCGATGTGCGGCGGGAGCTGCGCACGATGGCGCGGCCGCGGCTGTGGCTCGTCTACGGCGTGACGCTGCTCAGCACGGCCGCTTACATGATCTCCTACAACTACCTGGCGGCGTTCCTGACCGGTGTCACCGGCATCGCCGAGGTGTGGGTGCCCCCGATCCTCACGCTCTTCGGCGTCGGCGCACTCCTCGGCCTCTCGGTCGGGGGCCGGATCGCAGACGCGCGTCCGTTCCACGCGCTGCTGGCAGGGGCGATCGGGATCGCGGCGAGCTCCGTCCTGCTCGCGGTGCTCGGCTCGCACGTCGTGCCCGTCGTCCTGCTCGTCGCGCTACTCGGGGTCGCGGGATTCGTGCTGAACCCGGCCATCTACGGGCGGGTGTTCACCATCGCCGCGGGTGCGCCGACCCTCGCTGGGGCCACCGCGGTGTCGGCGTTCCAGCTGGGCATCAGCCTCGTTCCCGTGTTCGCAGGGGCCGCCCTCGCGGCCGGTGCCGGCATCGGCTCCATCCCCTGGATCGGCGCGGTGCTCGCACTGGCCACGATCCCGGCAGTCCTCATCGACCGGCGCCTGTCGGGCGGCGGCGGACCAGCGTGA